From the Streptomyces sp. Tu 2975 genome, one window contains:
- a CDS encoding TetR/AcrR family transcriptional regulator: MVRADSARNRKSILDAAGTLLAEQGDGVGMDEIAAAAGVAVGTLYRHFPTKADLIAAALAELTERLVADVRTAADRVDDGADPVAELRGLLEWLIRKPASDKAIKAAATGLAADALQEMESRGFAELDRITAVAHARGLLRPDITTADFALIAATAPDDSLPEAARDRWIELALRSVLA; encoded by the coding sequence ATGGTCCGCGCCGATTCGGCACGCAATCGGAAGAGCATCCTGGACGCCGCGGGGACGCTGCTCGCCGAGCAGGGCGACGGGGTCGGGATGGACGAGATCGCCGCAGCGGCCGGAGTGGCAGTGGGGACGCTCTACCGCCACTTCCCCACCAAGGCGGACCTGATCGCCGCGGCGCTGGCCGAACTCACGGAGCGGCTCGTCGCCGACGTCCGGACAGCGGCGGACCGGGTCGACGACGGCGCCGACCCGGTCGCGGAACTGCGTGGGCTCCTCGAATGGCTCATCCGGAAGCCTGCCTCCGACAAGGCGATCAAGGCGGCGGCCACCGGCCTGGCGGCGGACGCCCTTCAGGAGATGGAGAGCCGCGGCTTCGCCGAGCTCGACCGCATCACCGCCGTGGCCCACGCCCGCGGACTTCTCCGCCCCGACATCACCACGGCGGACTTCGCCCTCATTGCCGCGACCGCGCCCGACGACTCGCTGCCGGAGGCGGCCCGCGACCGCTGGATCGAGCTGGCGCTCCGTTCCGTCCTGGCCTGA
- a CDS encoding oxidoreductase, whose product MTGWTEEDVPPVTEGTLAVVTGANTGLGLDTTRVLAQRGATVVMACRNQDKAAAARQGLIDRGVDPGRLRTASLDLADQGSIADFADGLPDGRIDLLINNAGLMAVPRSVTADSFETQFGVNHLGHMALTLRLLPRLNATPGARVVTLTSMGHRPGRIRLDDPNFRRGRYNRWTAYFQSKLANMLFTAELARRNEGRGALSLAAHPGYAATELGKDTGIQARLLSVADRLAAQPSAAGAWPTLRAATDPAAVNGALYGPRRLVSGAAVHETPSRTARRTDLAVRLWDLSLDLLSPAKVTDPLA is encoded by the coding sequence ATGACCGGCTGGACAGAAGAAGACGTGCCCCCCGTCACCGAGGGGACCCTCGCCGTGGTGACCGGAGCCAATACCGGGCTGGGCCTCGACACGACACGCGTGCTCGCCCAGCGGGGCGCCACCGTTGTGATGGCCTGCCGCAACCAGGACAAGGCCGCCGCTGCCCGCCAAGGGCTCATCGACCGCGGAGTCGACCCCGGCCGCCTCCGCACGGCGTCCCTCGACCTGGCGGACCAGGGGTCGATCGCCGACTTCGCCGACGGACTGCCGGACGGCCGGATCGACCTGCTGATCAACAACGCGGGCCTGATGGCGGTCCCCCGGTCCGTCACCGCCGACAGCTTCGAGACCCAGTTCGGCGTCAATCATCTCGGCCACATGGCTCTGACGCTCCGCCTGCTCCCCCGACTCAACGCGACGCCGGGCGCCCGAGTCGTCACCCTCACCAGCATGGGACACCGTCCGGGCCGGATCCGGCTGGACGACCCGAACTTCCGCCGCGGCCGCTACAACCGCTGGACGGCATACTTCCAGTCCAAGCTGGCGAACATGCTCTTCACCGCCGAGCTCGCCAGGCGCAACGAGGGCCGCGGCGCCCTGTCCCTGGCAGCCCACCCCGGGTACGCCGCCACCGAACTCGGCAAGGACACCGGAATCCAGGCACGGCTCCTCTCCGTCGCCGACAGGCTCGCCGCGCAGCCCTCCGCCGCCGGGGCCTGGCCCACCCTGCGCGCCGCGACCGACCCGGCCGCGGTCAACGGCGCCCTCTACGGTCCCCGGCGGCTCGTGTCGGGCGCGGCCGTCCATGAGACGCCGAGCCGCACCGCGCGCCGTACCGACCTGGCCGTCCGCCTCTGGGACCTCTCACTCGACCTGCTCTCCCCGGCGAAGGTCACCGATCCGCTCGCGTAG
- a CDS encoding M15 family metallopeptidase: MNVARRAAAPVLALGLTLGAVPAQGATAAAPGLRATVSDVPPSKLGASYEPGCPVPPSRLRLLTMNHWGFDGRVHRGELIVHQDEVRPVLHVFEKAFEERFPIRRMRVMGEYGGDDTKAMAADNTSAFNCRRVTGDARNLSRHSFGDAVDINPAENPYVDRSGRVHPPGAEDHLDRDRPAEGVITPGDAVTTAMDDAGWEWGGRWSPPDYHHFSADGT; encoded by the coding sequence GTGAACGTCGCGCGCCGGGCCGCCGCGCCCGTCCTGGCCCTCGGGCTCACACTCGGCGCCGTGCCCGCTCAAGGTGCCACGGCCGCCGCCCCGGGGCTGAGGGCCACCGTCAGCGACGTTCCCCCGTCCAAACTCGGCGCGAGCTACGAACCGGGCTGCCCGGTGCCGCCGTCCCGGCTGCGGCTGCTCACCATGAACCACTGGGGTTTCGACGGCCGTGTCCACCGCGGAGAGCTGATCGTCCATCAGGACGAGGTCCGGCCCGTGCTGCACGTCTTCGAGAAGGCCTTCGAGGAACGCTTCCCCATCCGCCGTATGCGGGTCATGGGCGAGTACGGCGGCGACGACACCAAGGCGATGGCGGCCGACAACACCTCCGCCTTCAACTGCCGCCGGGTGACGGGCGACGCCCGCAACCTGTCGCGCCACTCCTTCGGGGACGCGGTCGACATCAACCCCGCGGAGAACCCGTACGTCGACCGCTCGGGACGGGTGCACCCGCCGGGCGCGGAGGACCACCTCGACCGTGACCGTCCCGCCGAAGGCGTGATCACTCCGGGCGACGCCGTCACCACGGCGATGGACGATGCCGGCTGGGAGTGGGGCGGCCGCTGGTCGCCCCCGGACTACCACCACTTCTCCGCCGACGGCACCTGA
- a CDS encoding MarR family transcriptional regulator translates to MTDDIVASVVRQWQAVHPGLDTGPMELIGRINRCAALLQQAEDAPLRSAGLTRAEFDLLGAVRRNARELTPGELARETFSSGAAVTKRLRALQERGLIDRRGDDRDRRVAHVRLTDDGRTLVDRLLPEQLAYESAVLSGLDEPARAGLAAHLSDLLVQLEGRLGTPRR, encoded by the coding sequence GTGACCGACGACATCGTCGCCTCGGTGGTACGGCAGTGGCAGGCAGTGCACCCCGGCCTGGACACCGGGCCCATGGAACTCATCGGCCGCATCAACCGCTGCGCCGCGCTCCTGCAACAGGCGGAGGACGCGCCGCTGCGCTCGGCAGGGCTCACCCGGGCCGAGTTCGACCTGCTCGGCGCGGTCCGCCGCAACGCCCGCGAGCTCACCCCCGGCGAGCTTGCCCGCGAGACGTTCTCTTCCGGGGCCGCCGTCACCAAACGGCTGCGCGCACTCCAGGAACGCGGCCTGATCGACCGCCGCGGCGACGACCGGGACCGGCGCGTCGCCCATGTCCGGCTCACCGACGACGGGCGCACACTGGTCGACCGGCTGCTGCCGGAGCAGCTCGCGTACGAGAGCGCCGTCCTCTCCGGCCTCGACGAACCGGCACGTGCAGGCCTCGCCGCACACCTCAGTGACCTGCTGGTCCAGCTGGAGGGCCGCCTCGGCACGCCCCGGCGCTGA
- a CDS encoding FUSC family protein, with product MSDTTIPLRRSLTPPLPVTAALRLAQPSDQWFKPALSVVCAALVPNLTLLALGRLDLVMYTMAGSVCALYGHSLPYARRAGTVARVVLGMVAGLAVSLVTASLTGSVAVLVAVGALIAAVQKMLCDAGRIGPPGNVIFTFVATAALFVPQRFTQVPGHLALALGAGTIAWLVTAGPALLRREGPERRATARALDAAAACAADPGHRSRHTAAAAVHAARQTLLDAGRPTPVRRQLDHLLLHAEAALTGGAVAEGRADTDRAARLRAWAALTRARGPVPDVPPTPGGTAEAPGVDAWRAARRARRRAARHTLLRGLGPRSPHMPIALRTLVGCALAGYAAVALGVDRPYWAVVTAASVFQVNVTLSWNRALQRTLGNLLGVLAFAAVVPLIRTGPAALLGCLLFFSFGAEALITRNYWLGSVAVTPMALLLVEAGGAHPAGTLIGDRVLDTLIGVALGLLAAVAVTNRRAAGRVERALAAAAVARAAAELTLAGPAPSVAALDADARRLAAALVDLRDAQDAAAGEWWQRTLPEEEVLEAERAGHRTLAATAQRRGLHGPAPTIGAV from the coding sequence GTGAGCGATACAACCATCCCCCTCCGGAGGTCGCTGACCCCTCCGCTCCCCGTCACCGCCGCACTGCGCCTCGCCCAGCCCTCCGACCAGTGGTTCAAACCGGCCCTGAGCGTCGTCTGCGCGGCGCTGGTGCCGAACCTGACCCTCCTCGCCCTCGGGCGGCTCGATCTGGTCATGTACACCATGGCCGGATCGGTCTGCGCCCTCTACGGCCACAGCCTCCCGTACGCCCGCCGGGCCGGGACCGTCGCCCGCGTGGTGCTCGGCATGGTCGCGGGCCTGGCCGTCTCCCTGGTCACGGCCTCGCTCACCGGCTCGGTGGCCGTGCTCGTCGCCGTCGGCGCCCTGATCGCGGCCGTGCAGAAAATGCTCTGCGACGCCGGCCGGATCGGGCCGCCCGGCAACGTGATCTTCACCTTCGTCGCCACGGCCGCCCTGTTCGTGCCGCAGCGGTTCACCCAGGTCCCCGGCCATCTCGCACTGGCCCTCGGCGCCGGAACCATCGCCTGGCTGGTCACCGCGGGCCCCGCCCTCCTACGGAGGGAGGGCCCCGAACGGCGTGCCACCGCCCGCGCACTGGACGCCGCGGCCGCCTGCGCGGCCGACCCCGGCCACCGCAGCCGGCACACCGCGGCGGCGGCCGTGCACGCCGCCCGGCAGACCCTCCTCGACGCCGGCCGCCCCACCCCCGTACGCCGACAGCTCGACCACCTGCTCCTGCACGCGGAGGCCGCCCTCACCGGCGGGGCGGTCGCCGAGGGCCGGGCGGACACCGACCGTGCAGCCCGGCTGCGCGCCTGGGCCGCCCTCACCCGAGCCCGGGGACCCGTACCCGATGTGCCGCCGACCCCCGGCGGAACGGCCGAGGCGCCAGGCGTCGACGCCTGGCGGGCCGCGCGGCGGGCCCGTCGCCGCGCGGCCCGCCACACCCTGCTGCGCGGCCTCGGCCCACGCTCACCGCACATGCCCATCGCCCTGCGCACCCTCGTCGGCTGCGCGCTCGCCGGCTACGCCGCCGTCGCGCTGGGCGTCGACCGGCCGTACTGGGCCGTCGTCACCGCGGCCTCCGTCTTCCAGGTCAACGTGACCCTCAGCTGGAACCGGGCCCTGCAGCGCACCCTCGGCAACCTGCTCGGCGTCCTCGCCTTCGCCGCCGTCGTCCCGCTGATCAGGACCGGACCGGCGGCCCTCCTCGGGTGCCTGCTGTTCTTCAGCTTCGGTGCGGAAGCGCTGATCACCCGCAACTACTGGCTCGGCTCCGTCGCCGTCACACCGATGGCGCTCCTCCTCGTCGAGGCGGGCGGCGCACACCCGGCGGGCACACTCATCGGCGACCGGGTGCTGGACACCCTGATCGGCGTCGCCCTGGGACTCCTCGCCGCCGTCGCCGTCACCAACCGCCGGGCGGCCGGCCGGGTGGAGAGGGCACTTGCCGCCGCCGCGGTCGCCCGTGCCGCCGCGGAGCTGACCCTCGCAGGACCGGCCCCCTCCGTTGCCGCCCTCGACGCCGACGCCCGCCGGCTGGCCGCCGCCCTCGTGGACCTGCGCGACGCACAGGACGCCGCGGCGGGCGAATGGTGGCAGCGGACCCTCCCGGAGGAAGAGGTCCTCGAGGCCGAGCGGGCAGGACACCGTACGCTCGCGGCGACAGCACAACGGCGTGGGCTGCACGGCCCCGCCCCCACGATCGGAGCGGTGTGA
- a CDS encoding response regulator transcription factor: MIRVLIVDDQALMRAGFRALLDAEDGIEVVAEAADGRQGLEQARRHVPDVALVDVQMPVMTGIETTRHIAADPLLADVHVVILTNYGLDEYVFEALRAGAAGFLLKDTEPAELLHAVRVAARGDALLSPAVTRRLIGEFVARPPDRSTAPGMENLTRREREVTALAARGLTNEEIAAHMVISPFTAKTHISRAMTKLGARDRAQLVVFAYESGLVEPRDPLR, encoded by the coding sequence GTGATCCGGGTCCTGATCGTGGACGACCAGGCGCTCATGCGGGCCGGCTTCCGTGCCCTGCTCGACGCGGAGGACGGCATCGAGGTCGTGGCCGAGGCCGCGGACGGCCGCCAAGGCCTCGAGCAGGCCCGTCGCCATGTCCCGGACGTCGCCCTGGTCGATGTGCAGATGCCGGTGATGACGGGGATCGAGACCACGCGGCACATCGCCGCCGACCCGCTCCTCGCGGACGTGCACGTCGTGATCCTCACCAACTACGGTCTCGACGAGTACGTCTTCGAAGCGCTGCGCGCGGGGGCCGCGGGCTTCCTGCTCAAGGACACCGAGCCCGCCGAACTGCTGCACGCCGTACGCGTCGCCGCCCGGGGTGACGCGCTGCTGTCGCCCGCCGTCACCCGTCGTCTGATCGGTGAGTTCGTGGCGCGGCCGCCGGACCGGTCCACCGCCCCCGGCATGGAGAACCTCACCCGGCGGGAACGGGAGGTGACCGCGCTGGCGGCCCGTGGACTGACCAACGAGGAGATTGCCGCCCACATGGTGATCAGCCCCTTCACCGCCAAGACCCACATCAGCCGGGCGATGACCAAGCTCGGCGCCAGGGACCGCGCCCAGCTGGTGGTGTTCGCGTACGAATCGGGGCTGGTGGAACCGCGCGACCCGCTGCGCTGA
- a CDS encoding sensor histidine kinase — protein MQADPGLRHALLDTVLAALIAGAVTLAAYAGGPSPGVPDVLLIAAGSLALAGHRRAPRTVLVVTTLCMTGYVVHDRPGSWAAFPVLVAVHAAARGGRRRAGVVAGALFLAVFFAADTAGSPEGSVERSLLLLGWFLCAGVTGLIDKNWQAYLRQTEQRALEAERGREEAALRRAGEERLRIARELHDTLTHSISIVKLQAGVAVHLARKRGEDVPPALLAIQEASGEAMRELRSTLEVLRTEEREPAAGLVRVGELAGRARAAGIPVSVTVIGEQRELRPDVDRAAYRIVQEALTNVARHADRAPTGIRLDYGADEVAVTVEDDGPAAPGGPVVPGTGLTGMRERVTALGGTLDTAPRPCGGFSVHARIPLQGRRAYPDERAGLADRAGPAEAADPAAVEAL, from the coding sequence ATGCAGGCGGATCCGGGGCTGAGGCACGCCCTGCTCGACACGGTGCTCGCGGCACTGATCGCGGGGGCGGTGACCCTCGCGGCGTATGCCGGCGGCCCGTCCCCCGGTGTGCCGGACGTGCTGCTGATCGCGGCGGGTTCGCTGGCGCTCGCCGGCCACCGGCGCGCACCCCGTACCGTCCTCGTCGTCACCACGCTCTGCATGACCGGCTACGTCGTCCATGACCGGCCCGGTTCCTGGGCGGCCTTCCCGGTGCTCGTCGCCGTGCATGCGGCGGCGCGAGGGGGACGGCGCAGGGCGGGTGTGGTGGCGGGCGCGTTGTTCCTGGCGGTCTTCTTCGCCGCCGACACCGCCGGTTCCCCCGAGGGCAGCGTCGAACGCTCGCTGCTGCTGCTCGGCTGGTTCCTGTGCGCCGGGGTGACCGGTCTGATCGACAAGAACTGGCAGGCGTATCTGCGCCAGACCGAACAGCGGGCCCTCGAGGCCGAACGCGGCAGGGAGGAAGCCGCGCTGCGCAGGGCAGGGGAGGAACGGCTGCGGATCGCCCGGGAGTTGCACGATACGCTCACCCATTCCATCTCGATCGTCAAACTCCAGGCGGGGGTCGCCGTGCACCTGGCCCGCAAACGGGGCGAGGACGTGCCGCCCGCGCTGCTCGCCATCCAGGAGGCGAGCGGGGAGGCCATGCGGGAGCTGCGCTCGACACTCGAGGTCCTGCGGACGGAGGAACGCGAGCCGGCCGCCGGCCTCGTGCGCGTCGGCGAACTCGCCGGCCGCGCCCGGGCGGCCGGTATCCCGGTCTCCGTGACCGTCATCGGCGAGCAGCGTGAGCTGCGGCCCGACGTGGACCGCGCGGCCTACCGGATCGTGCAGGAGGCGCTGACCAACGTGGCCCGGCACGCCGACCGGGCCCCGACCGGGATCCGCCTCGACTACGGCGCCGACGAGGTGGCCGTCACCGTCGAGGACGACGGCCCCGCCGCACCCGGCGGGCCCGTCGTGCCGGGCACCGGCCTGACCGGCATGCGGGAACGGGTCACCGCCCTCGGCGGCACGCTGGACACGGCGCCACGGCCGTGCGGCGGCTTTTCGGTGCACGCCCGTATCCCGCTTCAGGGGCGCCGGGCGTATCCCGACGAGCGGGCCGGCCTCGCGGACCGCGCCGGTCCGGCGGAGGCGGCGGACCCTGCCGCCGTGGAGGCGCTGTGA
- a CDS encoding carboxymuconolactone decarboxylase family protein, giving the protein MTRAFRFTEPLPPTAATGVTADVYAQLARDFGIERAATFVVLSDSPPLLTGAWALLRESLLAGRVSRTDKEIVAAGVSLANRCPFCVDAHTVLLHATGDHALAETIARGEEPADPAHRRLLAWGKDIRGPRPFPAERTPEHLGTALAFHFINRIVSALLNENMLPGGAQKYRLVRSAAGRSLARTVRRQLRPGDSLELLQTSGAEPTWAAGTPVGRAYGALRAAALMGAGLLSEDDRALVCKTVAAHDGVAHPPLTADWLPAREDRPGARLALLAALAPYRITEEDVRAWRTQRHTDHCLVHLTAYGAITAVERIEEQL; this is encoded by the coding sequence ATGACCAGAGCCTTCCGCTTCACCGAACCCCTGCCGCCCACCGCGGCCACCGGCGTGACCGCCGACGTGTACGCCCAACTCGCCCGCGACTTCGGCATCGAGCGCGCCGCGACGTTCGTGGTGCTGTCCGACTCTCCCCCGCTGCTGACCGGCGCGTGGGCCCTCCTGAGGGAATCGCTGCTGGCCGGCCGGGTCTCCCGGACGGACAAGGAGATCGTCGCCGCGGGCGTGTCACTGGCCAACCGCTGCCCGTTCTGCGTCGACGCGCACACCGTCCTGCTGCACGCCACCGGCGACCACGCGCTCGCCGAGACCATCGCACGCGGCGAGGAGCCGGCCGACCCGGCGCACCGGCGGCTGCTGGCCTGGGGCAAGGACATCCGCGGCCCGCGGCCTTTCCCGGCGGAGCGGACCCCCGAACACCTGGGGACCGCGCTCGCGTTCCACTTCATCAACCGGATCGTCTCGGCACTGCTGAACGAGAACATGCTGCCCGGCGGTGCGCAGAAGTACCGGCTGGTGCGCAGCGCGGCGGGCCGTTCGCTCGCCCGCACGGTACGCCGGCAACTGCGGCCGGGTGACAGCCTGGAGCTGCTGCAGACCTCCGGCGCCGAGCCCACGTGGGCGGCGGGCACGCCCGTCGGCAGGGCGTACGGGGCGCTGCGTGCGGCGGCGCTCATGGGTGCCGGGCTGCTGTCGGAGGACGACCGGGCGCTGGTGTGCAAGACGGTGGCCGCCCACGACGGCGTGGCCCATCCGCCGCTGACGGCCGACTGGCTGCCGGCCCGCGAGGACCGCCCCGGGGCCCGGCTGGCGCTGCTGGCGGCCCTCGCCCCGTACCGGATCACGGAGGAGGACGTGCGGGCCTGGCGCACCCAGCGGCACACGGACCACTGCCTGGTCCATCTGACCGCCTACGGGGCGATCACCGCCGTCGAACGGATCGAGGAGCAGCTGTGA
- a CDS encoding TetR/AcrR family transcriptional regulator yields the protein MSTAARSAPTRQRIIEAVLHIIGRDGVAAVTNRRIAKEAGVSLGSVTYHFATQHELLRESLLHFVRDETRRFTEMADACRSDGIDIAGAAALAGQVAGGTGFDSGHIATFELYVEAGRDERLREAASEAFAAYDLLATQILTGLGVPDAEGLAATTVALVMGLQLRRLATGSPAEDLVDALLLLARGAVGPGSLSPPGGQ from the coding sequence ATGTCCACCGCCGCCCGTTCCGCGCCCACCAGGCAGCGCATCATAGAAGCCGTCCTGCACATCATCGGCAGGGACGGCGTGGCCGCGGTGACCAATCGCCGGATCGCCAAGGAGGCGGGCGTGTCGCTGGGCTCCGTCACGTACCACTTCGCGACGCAGCACGAACTGCTGCGCGAAAGCCTGCTGCACTTCGTACGGGACGAGACCCGGCGCTTCACCGAGATGGCCGACGCGTGCCGGAGCGACGGGATCGACATCGCGGGCGCCGCCGCCCTCGCCGGTCAGGTGGCGGGCGGCACCGGCTTCGACAGCGGGCACATCGCGACGTTCGAGCTGTACGTCGAGGCAGGCAGGGACGAGCGGCTGCGGGAGGCGGCGTCGGAGGCCTTCGCCGCGTACGACCTGCTCGCCACGCAGATCCTCACCGGCCTCGGCGTGCCCGACGCGGAAGGCCTCGCGGCGACGACGGTGGCGCTGGTGATGGGCCTTCAGCTCCGCCGGCTCGCCACCGGAAGTCCGGCGGAGGACCTGGTGGACGCGTTGCTGCTGCTGGCGCGTGGCGCGGTCGGCCCCGGGTCGCTCAGCCCTCCCGGCGGGCAGTGA
- a CDS encoding amidase yields MTAGDATSEALVAEALARIEATRSSINAFRTVRGEQALEEARDADRRLAAGERLPLLGVPIAVKDDTDVAGVPTYFGCPGDIPPATADGEAVRRLRAAGAVIVGKTNSCELGQWPFTEGPAFGVTRNPWSTAHTPGGSSGGSAAAVAAGLVPAALGSDGAGSIRIPSAWTHLVGIKPQRGRVSVHPYTDCFQGLTVNGPLARTVADAALLLDAASGAHPGERYHPDAIDASAAARREPGRLRIALALRPPLTLTGTRPHPEVRGAVVALAETLAKLGHDVEEARPRYGLIGLSFLPRAATGIAEYADRHPDPSLLDPRTRASTRSGHRLGGRVVRAARAREAAQQSRIGAFFDHFDVLLTPSTATPPPPVGAFDGKSAGATDIGIAAACPYAWPWNVLGWPGVAVPAGLTPGGLPVGAQLLGPEGTEERLISLAAQLEAELRWYEKRPPTHVTSGSAPMEQ; encoded by the coding sequence TTGACGGCTGGAGACGCGACTTCGGAGGCGCTCGTCGCGGAGGCACTCGCCCGCATCGAGGCGACCCGGAGCAGCATCAACGCGTTCAGGACCGTCCGCGGTGAACAGGCCCTCGAGGAGGCACGGGACGCGGACCGGAGGCTCGCGGCGGGGGAGAGGCTGCCGCTGCTCGGTGTGCCGATCGCCGTCAAGGACGACACCGATGTCGCGGGCGTCCCCACCTACTTCGGCTGCCCCGGCGACATTCCGCCGGCCACGGCCGACGGCGAGGCCGTACGCAGGCTCCGGGCCGCCGGAGCGGTCATCGTCGGCAAGACCAACTCCTGCGAACTCGGACAGTGGCCCTTCACGGAGGGCCCCGCCTTCGGCGTCACCCGCAACCCCTGGTCCACCGCCCACACCCCGGGTGGCTCCTCCGGCGGCTCGGCGGCCGCCGTAGCCGCCGGGCTCGTGCCCGCCGCGCTCGGTTCCGACGGTGCCGGTTCCATCCGCATCCCCTCCGCCTGGACCCATCTCGTCGGCATCAAGCCCCAGCGCGGCCGGGTCTCCGTCCACCCCTACACAGACTGCTTCCAGGGCCTCACCGTCAACGGCCCCCTCGCGCGGACCGTCGCCGACGCCGCCCTGCTGCTGGACGCGGCCTCCGGCGCGCACCCCGGCGAGCGGTACCACCCGGACGCCATCGACGCCTCGGCCGCCGCGCGCCGCGAACCGGGCAGGCTGCGCATCGCGCTCGCCCTGCGCCCGCCGCTCACCCTCACCGGGACCCGCCCCCACCCCGAGGTGCGCGGGGCGGTGGTCGCGCTCGCCGAGACGCTCGCGAAACTCGGGCACGACGTCGAAGAGGCCCGCCCCCGCTACGGCCTCATCGGCCTGAGCTTCCTGCCACGCGCCGCGACCGGCATCGCCGAGTACGCCGACCGGCACCCCGACCCGTCGCTCCTCGACCCGCGCACCCGCGCCTCCACCCGCTCCGGCCACCGGCTCGGCGGACGCGTCGTGCGAGCCGCCCGCGCCCGTGAGGCAGCCCAGCAGAGCAGGATCGGCGCCTTTTTCGACCACTTCGACGTCCTGCTCACTCCCAGCACGGCCACGCCGCCGCCGCCCGTCGGCGCCTTCGACGGAAAGTCCGCAGGGGCCACGGACATCGGCATCGCCGCCGCCTGCCCGTACGCCTGGCCGTGGAACGTCCTCGGCTGGCCCGGCGTCGCCGTCCCGGCCGGCCTCACCCCCGGCGGACTGCCGGTCGGGGCCCAACTGCTCGGCCCCGAAGGCACGGAGGAACGCCTGATCTCCCTCGCCGCCCAGCTCGAGGCGGAGCTGCGCTGGTACGAGAAGCGTCCGCCCACCCATGTGACCAGCGGAAGTGCCCCGATGGAACAATGA
- a CDS encoding SDR family NAD(P)-dependent oxidoreductase, protein MRISGASILLTGATGGIGGALAAELAARGAKLTVSGRRADALGPLAAQYGARTVVADLADAADVERLAAEAAGTDILISNAALPGSGDLLDCTPEQMDRAFAVNLRAPAMLARLLLPSMVGAGGGHLAFVGSLAGKVTTRSMSLYSGSKFGLRGFALGLRQDLHGTGVGVSIVQPGFVRDVGMFAVTGAKPPTGIRTVSPRQVVESVVRAVERDVAEINVAPIEMRLLSAVGGQFPGFAERLQRRGPGERTLHEVVAAQRDRR, encoded by the coding sequence ATGCGGATCAGCGGAGCAAGCATTCTGCTCACCGGGGCGACCGGCGGCATAGGTGGTGCACTCGCCGCGGAACTGGCGGCCCGTGGCGCCAAGTTGACCGTCAGCGGTCGGCGCGCCGACGCTCTCGGACCGCTGGCGGCGCAGTACGGCGCCCGCACGGTGGTCGCCGATCTGGCCGATGCGGCCGATGTGGAACGGCTCGCCGCCGAAGCCGCCGGCACGGACATCCTCATATCGAATGCCGCCCTGCCCGGCAGCGGCGATCTGCTGGACTGCACCCCCGAACAGATGGACCGCGCCTTCGCCGTCAACCTGCGCGCTCCCGCCATGCTCGCCCGGTTGCTCCTCCCGTCCATGGTCGGCGCCGGCGGCGGCCACCTCGCCTTCGTCGGCTCCCTGGCGGGGAAGGTGACCACGAGGTCGATGTCCCTCTACAGCGGCAGCAAGTTCGGCCTGCGCGGCTTCGCCCTGGGGCTGCGCCAGGACCTGCACGGCACGGGCGTAGGCGTGTCGATCGTCCAGCCCGGCTTCGTACGGGACGTGGGCATGTTCGCCGTGACCGGCGCGAAGCCCCCGACGGGAATACGGACGGTGTCGCCGCGTCAGGTCGTCGAGAGCGTCGTGCGGGCAGTGGAACGTGACGTCGCGGAGATCAACGTCGCGCCGATCGAGATGCGGCTGCTGAGCGCTGTCGGGGGCCAGTTCCCCGGCTTCGCCGAGCGCCTCCAGCGCCGCGGACCGGGCGAGCGGACTTTGCACGAGGTGGTGGCGGCCCAGCGCGACCGCCGCTGA